TcaagtcattttcactgtcagagctctctctccctaagtcatcaactgttgcctatgaggcagaggcctggagtgacaggctcttatcactcacagattcactatgtttggtaaTCCACACGGGATTCTGAGAGGgtgtatctttcccatgtttgaatgTTTAAGAGCAGCATgccacgccaactctagccaaaggagaGACACGTAcaacactgctgccataacaaagcaaattcctagcccTCAGAGGCTGATGGAAGTATGCAGGGTTTCCCTACAttagacgaacagacagtggtgtatcagattgtaagtcctgtgcttagtgggggacttccttgattcattaggtcaaggccgtatgcccacatggtgtctccagagcgtcacctctcttgagtgagggaagatgacttggttctgagttctggatgatcagtcccttatgtgaatttgccaggcgaaccaaaagtaaaaggaggagccgagaagcagcGTTAtgcttctgggtggtgtgtgcctaacctggggtcacttagaccgaggcaaggacaaggaaaggggcgtaggagggggttctgtgctcaccctcacagaaccaaacagcacacaaaacaccgaagGGCCTACTTGCCAAAATCAAGGGAGGACCTCGCCAAGTCtgacacactgtctctctctcagtcatgttgggtgccagatgttgcagtgggttcgttctgagaggaggagcgtggtggtgggggcaagaggcatggagtacccacacagaccccaggagttgggtgaaagcaggccagaggcaagcagccctcagactcatttatttcagttggtacagcagcttatatagccaaggcagccaatccagtcaaggggcggtctatgccctaaccaattacagcctgttgccaggcagtttctgaagccatccaatcacagcctgttgccaggcaggctccgttaccaacggccatcttggcatggccttctcattccaccacacagtgccggcccctcctcccctcccctctccttccttccttccttccttccttccttccttccttccttccttccttccttcttttgtgttaaaggcagagttatagagaggcagaaagagagagggggagagaggtcttccatctgctggttcactacccaggtagctgcaatggctggaggtaaaCTGATctatggccaggagcttcttccaggtcttccatgtgggtgcaggagcccaaggacttgtgccatctactgctgtcctaggccatagaagagagctggattggaagtggagcagccaggacttgaaccagcagccatatgggatgctggcactgcaggcggcagctttacctgctgtgctacagtgccggcccctcttttttttaaagatgttatttatttgagtctctctcttctctctttctctctcttatacacacacacacacacacacacagagggagggagaaagagatagaggtcttccatccactggtttactccccagatggccacaacggctggggctgtgctagactgaagccaggagtttcatctgggtctcccacatgggtgcaggagcccaaggacttgggccatcttctgcaactttcccaggcacattagcagggagctgaatcagaagtggagcggccaggacttgaagcgatgccaatgtgggatgccggcactgcaggaggtggcttaacccgcgacagcacagcacaggcccttTGGGGCCATGAGTGGAGGACACACTGCATGTTCCTAAGAGGATCATATCTTCTATGTGGTTAAAAAGTTTCAAGCTGAAGCCTTGCACAACTGAATCCAGGATTTAACACTCAAAAAAGACAGATCACCGTTCACGGGAGTAGATGCAAGGCACACGCCTTGCTGCTCCACAGTGGAGCTCTGCCCACAATAAAGGCCGctgtgggccagagctgggcagatggtGGCCGCCCTCTCCCAGGACACTCGTAGCTCCTTGGCTTCTCATGAGAACCTCCCTGGCCGTGAGAGATGCCAGGCGAGGAGCCGGGCTGTGAGACACTGCAGGGGACGCGCGGCCAAGGCCTGTGTTGGACGTCCTGTCACggtcaggaatccagaactccctGTGGCCCTCTTTGAGCAGAGTGGAGAGCCAATCAGCTAGGGCACCTCCCaccaggagagggagacaggatcCACACCAGGGGTGCCGAGAGGCCTGCCCTGCCGGGGAGAcggccccagctccccagctgcgTGTCCCTTAGGCACACAAGAGCACGGTTCAGCTCAGTCCGTCCCCTACAAGAACTCTGGGCCTCAGTGCTCTGCTCAGGAGGACCTCAGTCACTTCCTCTGCGAGAGCGAGTACATGCCATCCCTGTGTTTCCCAGGCGTCTCCGCAGCCTTTTCCACGGTCTGATTGGACTTAATTGTGCCTGTAATTGTCTTGGAAGCTCCTGCGAGGCTGGGGTGTGTTTATTCACGTCCTGTCCATGCAGTGTCGTGCTCGGGGCGGGTCCCCAGTAAATATCCTGTTGGTTGATGTAAATTACTCATGGAACAGAAACGCGACCATTGGAACTAAGACAGGAGACTTCAGAGATGGTTCTGGGACAAGTGGAAGATAGTGCTGGGGGAACATTGGTTTTTGtgggtctttatttatttgtttgtttgaaaggcagggttacacagagagaagaaaagacagaaagagagagatcttccacctgctggttcactccccagattactgcaacagccagggctgggccaggccaaagtcagcagtctggaacttcttctgggtctcccatgtgggtgcaggggtccaagcacttgggccatcttcctctgctttcccaggtgcattagcagggagctggatcagaagcagagcagcagggtctggaactggtgcccatatgagatgccggggTAGCAGGCAGTAGCTTGACCCGCtctgtcacagcgctggccctgagggaCCATAGTTTTGACTCGCTTAACCACTCTTTCCTCGTATATCCCCTCCCCACAAACTAGCCCAATGAACCCTGAAACTGAAAAGAAATCCAGATTCCACTGTGGCgtcgtgggttaagccactatggctTGGGGCACTCCTGTCCTGTGTAGAAGTGCCGGGAACCAAGTCTGCCTGCTTATGGaccggcttcctgctgacgcgTCTGGAATCCGGCAGGCGACagctgagtacttgggttcctgtcgtgaacgtgggagaccaggatggagttcctggctcctggctttgacctgactcagCCCTGTCTGCCTGTgagggccatttagggagtgaaccagcagatagaagacttctctctctttctccctctctaacattctttcaaataaataaatacttttttaaaaaagaagttaattaaaaaaaaaatcaaagttccctTTCAGAATAAGCCTTAGATCCAGGAAAACCTTCTGGAGTCAGATTCCACAGTAATTAGCACACACAAAGACCAACAAcagtaaaggaaagaaaacacaggtgaaagggagggagggggtagggcctgcgctgtagcatagcaggtaaagctgccgcctgctgtgctggcatcccatatgggcactggttcgagtcctggctgctccacttccgatccagctctgctgtggcctgggaaagcagtagaaggtggcccaagtccttgggccgctgcacccgcgtgggagacccggaagaagctcctggctcctggcttcggatcggcacagctctggctgttgtagccaattggggagtgaaccagcagatggaagacctctctctctctctctctctctctctctctctctctgcctctccttctctttctgtgaaactctttcaaataaacaaatcttttttaaaaagtgagggagagggagcttcAAGGCACATCTCAGAAAAGAGCTCATCTTTCAAACGTTCACTTTTTGAAACCAACAGGAGAGGGAGCTGTGGAGCCATAGAGCTCCAACTGTGGAGGCCTTCCCTTCCTCCCAAAGCAACAGAAAAAGTCATTTCAGTTAAAACAAGTATCAGGAAAGGATCATGATCAAATCCCACATAAGACTGGTACTGAAAGTAAGCAGAATGAGAAGCAGAAAAATGTCTCCACGCATGATGGCAGTATGCCAGAAAGACAACAGACCCTTGCTGAAAAAGATGTCTGTGGacccagctggttaagctgccaagTGGCACACCTGCACCCCATTTCAGCGTGCCTGGGagcgagccccagctgcttccgatccagcttcctgccaatgcacactctaagaggcggcagaggatggctcaagtccttgggcccctgccacccacgtgggagacccagatggcgttcctggcccctggcttcagcctgactcagccctggcagttgtgggcatttggggcgtaaGCCAGTGAGtgaaagattgtgtgtgtgtgtgtgcgtgtatccCTCTTGCTGTGCCTGCTGTCTGttctgtcttggctttccgtgaaAACCTGAAGGAAGTTGAGATGATCATGAACATGGAGTTGCCGTAAGAACCGGCAATGACACTCTTAGGTAGGTaacaagaagaaatggaaacatacatgcacacaaaggCCTGTCCTGAATGTTCATAGCTGCACTTTTCTTAGTAACCCCGATGTGGAAGCCAGTCAAATGTCCATGCGCGGAGGCATAGATAAACAGAAGGTGGTCTGTCCATACAGCATCATGTTGTTCACACATGGATGTGTGCAATAGGGAAattcttgaaaacattatgccaagggactggcgttgtggcacggccggtaaagctgctgcctgcaacaccggcatcccatatgggtgcaggtttgggtcccagctgctccacttctgatccagctctctgctaatgcacctgagaaagcagaggaagatggcccaagtgcttgggtccctgcacccacatgggagacctggatggagttcctggcttctgtctttggccttgcccagccctggctgctgtggccatctggggagtgaaccagagggtggaagttctctctctctctcttgccccctttccccccccccacctctctccccctctttctctctctctctctctccccccaccctttctctctctccctctctctctctctcgtctctccctctttgtagctctgactttcaaataaataaatcttaaaaaaaatgacagccctgcatgtttaaaaacaaaaacaaattgcaCCAAGTAACAACAgggcagagaggagcagagaacAGGAAATGCTGCCCCAGGGCATGAGACTTTTTCTGGGGGACGAACATCTTCTGACATCATGGTGGCGATGGTTGCACAACTGTGGGTATACTGAGAACCACTGGCCTGTATTCTTTTAAGGGGTCgattttatggtatgtgaattacatttcaattaaaaggaaaaagaaaaggactaTGAGGCATTTTGAATGAAAATGCCGCAGCCAAAGGAGCTCCGCTGGGATGTgtgggaggctggagggaggcagggtgagGAACAAAGGCGTGAATGAGTGCTCTCAGGGCAGTCGCACGCTTAGAAAAGCATGCCCTCACTGTAGACGGGACATGCCTTGCACACGAAAGCAGTCAGCTTCATCCAGCGAACGAGTTGCATCTTAACTAAAATGGGGGTGTgcactccaggggccagcattgtggtacaatgggtctctcctctctctgtagctctttcaagtaaataaataataagtaaatatcttagaagcagcagcagctggcacTCCAGAGTCTTCCTGCACTTCCGATTCATTTTCACGGTCGCTAGCCCACGACAGAATGCTCCCCCTGCAACCATAACCGCGTCCCGGTGGTGTGCATGCTTGCGAATGCGGAGATTGAACATTGGCCCCTGTGCAcggaggcctggcccagcgcatCCAGGAAAGTTGAGTGTAGACCACGGCACGGCTGCAGACTCCCCCTGAAACCAGgagttcctttctcttcctctccatcctcaTGTGGCTGTGGCTGTAGAGGAAGGAGCGCTGGGTCTACAACCTGCTTTACATAAAGAATTCTGGAATTTGAGCTGAGTCTATGACCACGGATTCTTACACAATCAGGTGGAGGGAGAGAAGCTCTGATTGCTTGTAGTTCTAATTGCAAATCACGTTGCATACTCTTGGTGATGAAATGAAAACTCTAACATAGTCTTAGGTTATCCGGGCGTGCCTTCTCCGACCCCACACCCCTTCCTAGCTCCGGCTCCTAAATCCTGCAGTGGTCATGCAATGTGAGTACTGGCATGCCCAGAAGTGAATATTCTCTTCCAAGCTGAGGGATAAAACACTTATTGGAGGAGTACTGAAAACACACccgccaccatcaccaccacagaATCCCATGATGCAATGATAATGTAACCGAAAGGGAAATTAATGGTGTCGGTCTCGGCATTTTCCTGCAGGTGAGCTGCCCTCTTTGCTATACCTTTATGGACTGTGCTAAGTCCCCAAGCATCCGCTTGACTGGTCAGATGCTAAAATCAGTTCTACCGGTGTGCAGACCCTGGGTGTGCGGCCAGGCTAGCAGGCTGGCCTGCGGGTGCCCACCTGTCCCCTTCTCACAAGGTGCGAAGGAGAAGCACTGGAGAATGAATTCACTCTTCCAAAGTCGCTGAGCACACGTTGGGCAGGTTTTAGGGAAAGCTCGCCCACAGATAGATCCACGGGGCCTTGGCAGCTGCCCCAGTGTCCAGGCATTTGAGACCAATGTCGGCCTTCAGTTAGGTTGTTGGAAGCTTCCACCCATTCAACAGGAACCTCACCTGCAACTCTACTGCTAAGTACAGGGGGTTGGAGCAAAGCCCCGGCTCCTGGCCCGTTTGGGCCCTGCTCTTGGCCGGGTCCAGTTTTTGTAAAGTGAACTGCTGCCCTCTTCCATTCAAGGGAACCATGTGGCAGAATGAACTTATTTTCTTTGGAACTCTTCAAGTGTATTTTAGCCCCTTTAATATGGAAATCATTTATCTATACTGATCTTTCAGATTTGAGTAGTAGAAGCAAGTAGAACAAAATGTCAGACTTTTtgagtccttttttaaaattattgactTAAAATCTTATAGTTTTCCTGATCATTTTCTATAGGGAGATACAAACAAGTCTTGTACTTTTGTTTACAGCTTACATTTCACTCATCTTCCCCAAGAAATTTACTAACCTAGACTAAGCAGAGTATGAGCAccattttgataaaatataactgaCCCCATAGAGGCGTCTTAAGTAAAAATTGATTATTGAAATCCTgtagattcttgagttgttgagcTCAAGTCTGCAGTCTGGCTTAGGTTAAAATCCAGCTGAAAATGATCGTGGCTTGTCTACATAAATTCACTAACAATCCAGAATTTGTAAGTTCATATAAACTCAAATAAAGACAACGTAAATACACGTGGTCTGTGATACAGTCTAGACATGACTACCGAGAATCAGCCTATAAATGATTTCTACTTTCTACGGCTATTGCTCTGTGTGAGGGACTTCACAACTTAACAAAGCATCCTGCCATGCACCACTTCTAGAATTCCAGACGATTCCACTTCTAGAAATGTACTGGAGAGCTATTTTCATGTGCACAATGGTACGTGAACAAAATTATCCACAGCAAAAATGTATCCAACAAACTCAATGCCTATTGATGGAGAACTGGCCAAACAGACTATCAATGAGATACGGCGTGCTATGCCTCCAGTCAGAGGCGGCacgctctctctatctctaaggTTCACTGAGCACCAGGAAAGGAGGCTGCACAGCACCGAGTCCCACCACGTGTGTGAAGGATGAAAAGAGGGGAGTGAGCCATACAGGTCTGAACATGTAGGAAGCATTTCTgcagggacaggagagagagaacagtctAGAATGGTGGTCTCCCGGGGTTAGAAAACTGTAGGAAAGGAGGCGGGAAGGCACACTAACTTTCCATTGTCTCCTGaaattctctgtgtgtgcatgtagtccctgttcaaaataaaaaaagtaatgttGCAAAAGAAATAGGGCATAATAGGATTTCTCCACGAACCGAGCTGCTACTGagcttccatatgggcacagtggTAGCCGGCTCGGCTTTCCCCACACCGAGAGCCGGTCCACTGGAGCCGCCGCCCATCCCTTCCTGGTCCAAAGGACGACTTTTCTAAGCCGATGTCTAAAGGAGAGGTCTCAGCGGATCACCaagaacagagagaaggaaggcaaagaaagagaggacGCAATGAGGACACAAACGTTTATGAGAGTTTAGTCATTACAACAGTAGTTCAGAAATATCTCAAATGttacatattacaaaaaaaaaaagagaaaaaaaaaaaaaagaggggggaaaaGTGACAGGCAACCGTGAAGAGCACCAGAGAGCCCGCGCGTGTGCGTGCGCGCCCAGGGCGGCCGCGCTAGGCCTCGTcctcgccctcctcctcctcgaaCTCGCCCTGCTCGTCGGCCGTGGCGTCCTGGTACTGCTGGTACTCGGACACCAGGTCGTTCATGTTGCTCTCGGCCTCGGTGAACTCCATCTCGTCCATGCCCTCGCCCGTGTACCAGTGCAGGAAGGCCTTGCGCCGGAACATGGCCGTGAACTGCTCCGAGATGCGCTTGAACAGCTCCTGGATGGCCGTGCTGTTGCCGATGAAGGTGGCCGACATCTTGAGGCCGCGCGGCGGGATGTCGCACACGGCCGTCTTGACGTTGTTGGGGATCCACTCGACGAAGTAGCTGCTGTTCTTGTTCTGCACGTTCAGCATCTGCTCGTCCACCTCCTTCATGGACATGCGGCCGCGGAAGATGGCGGCCACCGTCAGGTAGCGGCCGTGGCGCGGGTCGCAGGCGGCCATCATGTTCTTGGAGTCGAACATCTGCTGGGTGAGCTCGGGCACGGTGAGCGCGCGGTACTgctggctgccgcggctggtgagGGGCGCGAAGCCGGGCATGAAGAAGTGCAGGCGCGGGAAGGGCACCATGTTCACGGCCAGCTTGCGCAGGTCGGCGTTGAGCTGGCCGGGGAAGCGCAGGCAGGTGGTGACCCCGCTCATGGTGGCCGACACCAGGTGGTTGAGGTCGCCGTAGGTGGGCGTGGTGAGCTTGAGGGTACGGAAGCAGATGTCGTACAGGGCCTCATTGTCGATGCAGTAGGTCTCATCTGTGTTCTCCACCAGCTGGTGCACGGACAGCGTGGCGTTGTAGGGCTCCACCACGGTGTCGGACACCTTGGGCGAGGGCATGACGCTGAAGGTGTTCATGATGCGGTCGGGGTACTCCTCGCGGATCTTGCTGATGAGCAGGGTGCCCATGCCCGAGCCCGTGCCCCCGCCCAGCGAGTGGGTCAGCTGGAAGCCCTGCAGGCAGTCGCAGCTCTCGGATTCCTTCCGCACCACGTCCAGCACCGAGTCCACCAGCTCGGCCCCCTCCGTGTAGTGGCCCTTGGCCCAGTTGTTCCCGGCCCCGCTCTGGcctggagggaggaaagagactccctaagtggctgctgaTCCCCATAAATTCCTCCTGACCTTAAACCCCCTAATAGAGGCCAGTGAGTCAGCGCTTGGATAGAATTATTTCAGGTTCTCACCAAAATGGCCAGAGGTTACAATATATGGTCATGGGtatgattataaataaataaggccacATCTGGGTATTCGAAGTTGAGAGGCAACAGCCTCTTTCCCCTGTGTTAAGGTGTAATTGGCACCCAGTGGCATCGGACTGGTGGCTTCCTCTTTGGCAGGCACATGGGGCCGTGCTGAGCTGCCCTTTAACACCCTCAGACACACCAGGCACTCACCGAACACGAAGTTGTCCGGCCTGAAGATCTGG
The sequence above is drawn from the Lepus europaeus isolate LE1 chromosome 3, mLepTim1.pri, whole genome shotgun sequence genome and encodes:
- the LOC133753414 gene encoding tubulin beta-2B chain translates to MREIVHIQAGQCGNQIGAKFWEVISDEHGIDPTGSYHGDSDLQLERINVYYNEATGNKYVPRAILVDLEPGTMDSVRSGPFGQIFRPDNFVFGQSGAGNNWAKGHYTEGAELVDSVLDVVRKESESCDCLQGFQLTHSLGGGTGSGMGTLLISKIREEYPDRIMNTFSVMPSPKVSDTVVEPYNATLSVHQLVENTDETYCIDNEALYDICFRTLKLTTPTYGDLNHLVSATMSGVTTCLRFPGQLNADLRKLAVNMVPFPRLHFFMPGFAPLTSRGSQQYRALTVPELTQQMFDSKNMMAACDPRHGRYLTVAAIFRGRMSMKEVDEQMLNVQNKNSSYFVEWIPNNVKTAVCDIPPRGLKMSATFIGNSTAIQELFKRISEQFTAMFRRKAFLHWYTGEGMDEMEFTEAESNMNDLVSEYQQYQDATADEQGEFEEEEGEDEA